The DNA sequence ATGTGTATTTTATAGGTGGATATGTTTTTCAAGAATTTGAACAAGTAATTCTAAACCTTGTTGATCATCTTGATTAAATCTAGACGTGACAGGTGCATCTATATCTAACACACCAATGATTTCTTTGTTATGATATACAGGAATAACAATTTCTGATTTACTATTTGCATCACAAGCAATATGACCTGGAAAAGCATGAACATCTGCTACAAGTTGAGTTGATTGAGTTGAAACGGCAGTACCACAAACACCTTTGCCAATTTCTATATCGACGCAAGCAGGTAATCCTTGAAATGGTCCGAGTTTTAATGCATTATTTTTAATAAGATAAAAACCTACCCAATTGATTTCGGGAAGAAATTGATTGATAAAAGCAGAAGTATTACTTAAGTTTGCAATTAAATCTGTTTCACCTGATAAAAGACCGTCTAATTGTTTACTTAATAATGTATAATTTAGTTGATGTTCTGACATTTCTTAATTCCCCATTTCATTTATTATTTGTATTATAATACTATTTTAAAATTTTGAATATATTTTGCATAGAAAAAGGTTTGTTGGTTAAATGTTTTACGTTATAATAAAGAGAACGATTTAGGAGGAGAATACATAATGGCAATTTATATAACACTTGCAATTATTATCATTATATTAATTGGTATTGGTATAATGTTATGGTTGCGTACTTCAAAGCGCAATTTGATTACTGAGACTGAGCAGCGTAAGCAAAAAATTAAACAACTACCATTTCAAGATGAATTGGCTAAACTTAAAAAATTAAACATTCGTGGTGAAGCCAAAGACAAGTATGACCAATTTAAAAGAGAATGGCAAACCGTTTTACAAGAAGATTTAAAAGTTGTAGATGCAAAGATTCAAGATGCTGATGCAGAATTAGATAAATTTAAATTTTCTCAATCAGAAGAAAGTATTGCTGATGCAAACAAAATTATGGATGGTATTGAAAAGAAATATACGCGTTTAACTCAAAGTGTTAATGAATTAATTACTACTGTTGAAACGAGCGACCAGTCATATAATGAATCTAAGCAAATATACAGAGAAACAAAAAGGGAAGTATTAGCAAACAGACATCAATTTGGGGATGCAGCAGATTTAATTGAGAAAAATATCGAAGCTTTCTTGCCTAGAATAGAAGAATATGAAGAACTTATTCAAGATGGTCATTATATTAAAGCTAAAGGGCATATTGATCAACTGAATAGCGATATGAAACGTATGCAAGAAGATATGAATGAAATTCCATTATTAATTAAAGATGTTCAAAAAGAATTGCCGGGTCAATTCCAAGATTTAAAATTTGGTTGCAGAGATTTGAAAGTCGAAGGCTATAACCTAGAACACGTTAAAGTTGAAAGTACATTACAAACATTGCGTGGAAAACTTAATTTAGTCGAACCATTGATTGGTCGTTTAGAATTAAGCCAAGCTGAGAATATTATTAATGAAATCAATGATTCATTAGACGACATGTACGACTTAATCGAACATGAAGTTAAATCAAAAAATACTGTTGAACAATCTAAAGAAATTATTACAGATGAATTGTTCCATGCTAAAGATATGAACTATACACTTCAAACTGAAATCGAATATGTTAAAGAAAACTATTATATTTCAGAAGAAGATGTTCATAAAGTAAGACAATATGAAAATGAAATTCAAAATCTAATTAGTGTATACGATGAAATTTTAGGCGAAATGGCTAAAACAAACGTAAGATACAGTGAAGTTGAAGATAACTTACTTTATATAGAAGAACACGTTAAAGTAATCAATAGTAACCAACAAAAAATTCAAAATCACTTAGTTTCATTAAGAGAAGATGAAGCAACAGCACAACAAAACACTTTACGTGTACAATCTAGAAAAGAAGAGATCTACAGAAAATTATTAGCTTCGAATTTACCAAGTGTTCCTGAACGATTTATCATTATGAAAAATGAAATTGATCATGAAATTCGTGAAGTGAATAAAATTTTCAGTCAAAGACCTATAAATGTACAATATGTAAAAGATAAAGTAAGTAATATTGTTTTACAGATGAACAAATTCGAAGATGAAACGACAGACGTACTTATTAATGCAGTACATGCTGAAACACTTATTCAATATGGTAATCGTTATAGAAAAGAAAATAACGATTTAAATAAAAGTCTTAATGAAGCAGAAAGACTTTTTGCTAACAATCGATATAAACGTGCGATTGAAATTGCAGAAGCAGCTTTAGATAAAGTAGAGCCAGGAATAAGTAATAAAATCGAAGAAGAAGTAAACAATCAACATTAATATAAAGATAAAAGTGAGATGATGAACCCATCATCTCACTTTTATTGTGTGTTAAATAGTATATCTATCATATTTGACTTATGGTATCATAATATAATGAAAAAAAGAGGTGACAGTATGATATATTTTGATAATGCTGCAACTACAAAACCTCATGAGGATGTTATTCAATCGTATTCTCAAATGAATACACAATATTTCTTTAATCCAAATAGTCCTCATACAGCAGGTGTTAAAATTGCGCATTTAATTGAAAAAGCTAGAGAAAATATAAAACAATATTTAAACTTAAATGATAAGTTTGATGTTATTTTTACAAGTGGCGCAACTGAATCAAATAATATTGCACTACAAGGCATGGCTAGAACGAAAAAACGTTTTGGTAACACGATACTCACGACAAAGATAGAACATCCATCAGTATTAGAAACGATGCGTGGATTAGAAGAACAAGGATTCAATTTAAAATATATTAATACAACGCCAGATGGGAAGTTGAGTATCGATCATTTGATAAAATTATTAAATGATGATGTTATACTCGTAACTTGTATGCATGTGAATAATATAATGGGACAAATTCAACCGATTGAAGAAATTAGTCAGTTATTAAAAAACTATCCTAAAGTTCATTTTCATGTAGATGGTGTGCAAGGATTTGGAAAAGTACCGTTAGACGTCAATTTAGCAGATAGTTATAGTTTAAGTGCACATAAATTCCATGGTTTAAAAGGATCAGGATTGTTAGTGCTTAATCAATTAAAAACAATAAATCCTATTATATTTGGTGGGGGACAAGAGTTTGGCATAAGAAGCGGAACAGTTAATGCCCCAGCAAACGTTGCGTTAGCTAAAGCAATGAGACATATGAATGATCATTTAGAAGAAAATAAAAAAACATTGTCTGATAAAGGATTAAAGATAAGAAGTATAATAGAAGGATATGAAGGTGTATTAATTAATTCACCTAAAGATGCAGCACCATATATCTTAAATGTATCTTTTCCTGGTGTTAAAGGAGAAGTACTTGTAAATGCTTTTTCTAAATACGAAATTTATTTATCTACGACGAGCGCTTGTTCATCTAAAAAAAGTTCTCATAATGAAACGTTAAAAGCAATGGGCTTTTCTAAAAGTCGTATAGAAGGAAGTATTAGAATCAGTATTTCTGCAGATTTAACAGACGAACAAATTGAATTGTTTAAAACAGCCTTTGATAAAGTATATAAAGAAGTGAAGGAGCTATTAATAAATGAATTATGATCACATATTAGTAAGATATGGAGAATTGACATTAAAAACAGGCAATAGAAATATGTTTGTTAATAAATTAAAATCAAATATAAAAAACAGATTGATGCCATTACAAGGATATAAAGTAAGAGCCAATCGAGATCGCATGTATATTGATGTACATGAAGGTTCAGATATTGAAGAAATGATGCAACGTATCACTACTGTTTTTGGTGTGCATTCTGTAAGTCCAGTTGTAAGAATTGAAAAAGACATTGAAGTAATGAAAGAAGTTGCATTACAATTTGCCAATGATTTCAATGATGGCGATACTTTTAAAATTGATGTAAAAAGAGCAGATAAAACATTTGAATTAGATACATTTGAACTTCAAAATACACTTGGCGGACATGTGCTTCAAAATACAGAGAATATAACGGTTAATGTTAAACGACCTGACCATAAAATCAAAGTAGAAGTACGTAAAGACGCTATTTATATGTATAACCGAGTACTCGAAGGTGAGGGTGGATTGCCAGTTGGAACAGGTGGTAAAACATTACTTATGCTTTCAGGTGGTATAGATTCACCAGTTGCTGGTATGGAAGTCATGAAAAGAGGCGTGACAATTGAAGCGATTCATTTCCATAGTCCACCATATACTAGTGAACAAGCTAAACAAAAAGTGATTGATTTAACGAAACAGTTAGCACAATTAACAGGTGACATTAAACTTCATATAGTACCTTTTACAGAATTACAAAAACAAATTCATAAAGTTGTTGAAGAAAGTTTCACAATGACAAGTACGAGAAGAATGATGTTAAGAGTGACAGAAAAAGTAGCACACGAAATTGGTGCTCAAGCTATTGTAAACGGAGAAAACCTTGGACAAGTAGCGAGCCAAACGTTAGGTAGTATGTACGCGATTAATAGCGTGACATCTATGCCAATATTAAGACCGTTACTTACTTTTGATAAAGAAGATATTGTGAAAAAAGCGAAAGCAATTAATACATTCGAATTATCTATACAACCATTCGAAGACTGTTGTACAATCTTTACACCTAAAAATCCAAAAACAAATCCGAAACTTGAAAAAGTAGAATATTTTGAGTCAAAATTTGATTTTGGACCTTTAATAGATGAAGCGGTTGAAAATGTTGAAACGATTACGATTTCAAAACATGACGACATTCAAGAACAAAAAGATAAGTGGATGGATGATCTACTTTAATCATACTTGTAGTATTGAAGTAATAAAGTAGAGGGGATGAAATGATGGATTTTGATATTAATTTACTACTTATCATTATGTTGTTTGGATTAATCGCTGCATTTATTGATTCAGTAGTCGGTGGTGGCGGTTTGATTTCTTTACCAGCATTATTAGCAGTAGGAATGGATCCGGCAGTTGCTTTAGGTACGAACAAATTAGCAAGTTCATTCGGTTCGTTAACGAGTACGTTAAAGTTTATTAAAGCTAAAAAAGTAGATTTTGATATAGTGGGTAAGTTATTTCCATTAAGCTTTATCGGTTCGATACTTGGTGCAATAACTGCTACATACTTACCTCCAGAATATTTTAAACCTTTAGCTATTATCATATTAGCGCTCGTAACGATATATTCAATTGTGAAAAAAGACTGGGGAGACATAAATAATTATAAAAAATTAACACTTAAAAAAGCTATTTTATTTATTGTCGGTGTTACGATGATTGGATATTATGATGGTTTTTTAGGCGGTGGAACAGGTTCGTTTTTCCTATTTATGTTGTTGTTAATTGGATTAGACTTTCTACATGCTGCTGGGAACGCAAAGTTTTTAAACCTTGCTTCTAACTTAGGTGCACTATTTTTATTTATGGCACTAGGACACGTGAATTATATTTATGGATTTTGTATGGCATTTTCAATGGTCATCGGATCTTATCTAGGGGTTACATTTGCGATAAAAAAAGGTGTTTCTTACGTAAAAGTATTATTTATCGTGATAACAACATTATTATTATTAAAAAATGCTTATGACTATGTAATGACTCACTTAATATAAATAAAAACCAGAACAAAATCACGAATGATTTTGTTCTGGTTTTTTGTATTTTTTATAAGAATTTTCTTTGAACTTTACTCCAAAATGAATTTTGAGGTAGTTTAAGTGTTCGTATATATTTATCTTTTATTGTTAATGTTACGAAATCAACTTCTTGAATACTTAGCGCTTCGTTATCTAATCCCATAATTGGATAGTAATTGCCTTCTTTGTCTAAAGTGATTTTCAGTGTTCTTGTATCACCTAGAACGACTGAACTACTAACTGTTCTAAAGTTATTATTATTTAAAGAAGCAATTTCAGTTAGCTGCATACTTCTAATCATAGGGTCAATAATCGCACCATCTAATGATTTATTATAACCTGTTGAACCGGTTGGCGTAGATATTAATAAGCCGTCTCCGTTAAATGCTTCAAAGTATTCATCATCTATATAAATTTCCATTTTCATTGGTTTAATGACACTAGATTTAATGTAGAAGTCATTTAAACACATATATGACATGTGGTCATTTAAATTAACTTCTAATACTGGATATTTGCGTACCATTACTTCATTTGAGTCTATAGATTCTATTAAGTGATTAATATCATCTACACTAAAATCTACATATAGATAATTTTGATCTAAACGCGTTTTAATGCCGACATAAATTTTATCTTTATTGAAGCTCGTTTTACGACATGCTTGTAGAAAACTACCATCACCACCGACAGAAGCTATAATGTCAGCATTTTCATAATTTGAAACAAATTCAAATCCGTGTGGTTCCATTTGTTGTTGAATATTTTTACATGTTTGTAATACGTCTTTATCTTTAGATTTAAAAAGGTAGATACGTTTTTTTGAACTCATAATTAGTTCCTCCCGATAAGTTACAGATGACATGAAAGTCTGTTATTATTATAAATGTAAATATATAAATTGGAAAGGAAGAGACTATGTCAAAAAGAATAGTTGCAATTATTATTGCATTAATACTTGTTATCGGTGGCATCGTGATGAGTGCTGCTGGAATGTTTTTCGATAATACGTTTAATAAAGCAATGTCTGATTCAGATGGTATTAGTGAATCTGTTCAATCAGGTAGCGATAGTAGTAGTAAAATCGTTAAATTATCTGTTGACGGTACAATTCAAGATACTGGAGCAGAAGAATCTTTATTTAGTGGCGGTGGATACAATCACCAATCATTTTTGAAAAAACTTGATAAAATTAAAAAAGATAAAAATGTTAAAGGTGTTTTATTAGAAATTAACTCCCCAGGTGGCGGAACATATGAAAGTGATGAAATACATAAAAAATTAGAAGAAATTAAAGCTAAAGATAAAAAAGTTTATGTACAAATGAAAAATATGGCTGCATCTGGTGGTTATTACATTTCAACTCCAGCTGACAAAATTTATGCAGGACCACAAACTTTAACTGGATCATTAGGTGTTATCATCTCGACAATTAATTACGCTGAATTAGCGAAAAATCTAGGCGTAAAAGATGAATCCGTTGTTTCAGGTAAACATAAACAAATATTAAATCCGATGAAAGACATGTCTAAAGAAGAGAAAAATATTATGCAATCTATCATTGATGACAGCTATAAACAATTTGTTGATGTCATTAAAGACGGTAGACATATGTCTGAAGCAGATGTTAAAAAATTAGCTGACGGAAGAATTTATTCAGCACAACAAGCTAAATCTAATGGATTAATTGATGAAATTGGATATGAAGATGACGCTATTAAAGGTTTGAAAAAAGATATTAAATCTAAGCATGCACAAGTGGTAACGTATGATACTTCTAGTGGATTTATGAACTTACCAATGGCAGCTAAAAGTAAAATGTCATCAATGATAGGGCTTGATAGTATGGGCAAATACGAAGCTTTAGTTAAAGCAAATAAATCACCACAACCAATGTATTTATATGGTGAGTAAGGAGGATTTTAAATGACTGAAACGAGTTACGAACAAGTCGCCTCGTCACGACAACAAAGTGAGATTGAACGAACTGTCAACAAACATTTCTCTCAAATAAAATCCATTATATTTGCGGGATTCTGGGTTCGTTTTATAGCTTTTATTATTGATGTTTTAGCACTAGCTGGTTTCAAAGGTATGGTGTTAAGTCCTATATTTTCATTTACAAACATTCAAGATAAATATTTGTTTGTACCATATTTCAGTGTTGAAAATCTTGCGAGTGCATTAATATTTTATTTGTACTTTGTTTTGATGACTTATTATTTTAAGGCGACACTTGGAAAAATGATTCTAGGTATAAGTGTATATCGCGAAGATGGAACGCCATTAAAATTTAAAGATATTTTATTTAGAGAGTGGATCGGAAGAATTATTTCTGGCGCTTTCATAGGTTTACCATACTTAGTCGTTGCGTTTAATAAAAAACATAAAGGTATTCACGATTACTTTGGTGAAACAGTAGTTTTAAAAAATAAGTATATTGGCTTGCGAAATGATTTTCAAAAGGCAATGAGATAACGTTTTCAAAGTCAAATGAATTTTAAAGTCTCTTTAATCATGATAAAATATATTTATCAAGAATTAAGGAGGCTATTTTTAATGGCACAAGTTACATTTAAGAATGAACCAGTTACACTACTAGGTGAAGAAGTTACTGTAGGTTCAGTAGCACCAGATTTTACTGTATTAGCAAATGATTTATCAGAAAGAACTTTAAACGACTATGAAGGTAAAAAGAAACTCATCAGTGCCGTACCTTCTTTAGATACAGGTGTATGTAGTCAACAAACACGTAAATTCAACGAAGATGCAGCAAATGAACAAGATGGTGTTATTTTAACAATTTCAAATGACTTACCATTTGCTCAAAAAAGATGGTGTGCTGCAGAAGGTTTAGACAATGTTATCACACTAAGTGATCACCGTGACCTTTCATTCGGTGAGAATTTCGGTATTGTGATGCAAGAACTTCGTTTATTAGCGCGTTCAGTATTTGTTTTGGACAAAGATAATAAAGTTGTTTACTCTGAAATCGTAAGTGAAGGAACAGATCATCCTGATTACGAAAAAGCTTTAGAAGCATTTAGAAATTTAAACTAATTAACTAATTAACAACTATTAAAATGCTGTCCATTATATGGGCAGCTTTTTATACGAAAGAGGGCAATTATGACTGAAGAAAAAAATATAATGGAAATATTATTTGAAAAATTGGACGTAAAAAGTAAAGACCTCCATGATGAAAATGGTCAAAGTTATATCGAGAACTTAGGTTTAGCTATGGAAGACTTATACAAGAATCAAAGAGATTTATTAGAGCAATCTACAATTCAAGAACGTAGAAAAGCTTTTCAATTTGCTTATTTAAGTTTGTTAAAAGAAGAAGTGATTCAACCGAATCATCAAATGACACCAGATTCAATTGGTTTCATATTAAGTTACCTTGTAAACTTATTTACTAAAAATAGTAAAGAATTAAACATAGTGGATATTGCGAGTGGTACTGGTCATTTAAGTGCAACTATAAATGAACAAAACCAAGATAAAACTGTGATGCATCATTTAATTGAAGTAGATCCTGTACTTCAACGCGTAAGTATACATCTTGCGAACTTTTTAGAAATTCCATTTGATGTATATCCTCAAGACGCAATTATGCCATTACCTTTAGAAGAAGCAGACGTTGTTGTAGGAGATTTACCAGTAGGATACTATCCTGTTGATGAAAGAAGTAAAGAATTGAAACTAGGTTTTGAAGAAGGACATAGTTATAGTCATTATTTACTTTTAGAACAAGCAGTTGCAGCAACAAGACCTGGCGGATATGTTTTCTTAATCGTTCCAAACAAATTATTTGAAGGCGAAGAAGTGAAACAGCTTCAAAAATATATTGCAACAGAAACGGAAATGCAAGCATTTTTGAATTTCCCAAACACGTTATTTAAGACAGAACAATCACGAAAATCACTTTTAATTTTACAAAAGAAAGATCCTGGAAATACTCATAAAGTTGAGGTATTACTAGCAAATATTCCTGACTTCAAGGCGCAAGCACAATTGCAAACGTTTTTAAGTGAAGTAGATGAATGGATGAAAGAAAATCATCCTTCTTAAACTGTATTAATGCTTGATTCATAACTGTATTAGTGGTTAAATAGTATAGAAAAGTATGATCAGGAGGAAGTCTAAATGACAAAAATTATAGCTATTAACGCCGGGAGTTCATCTTTAAAATTTCAATTATTTGAAATGCCTGAAGAGAAAGTGATAACTAAAGGGTTAATTGAACGTATCGGGTTAAAAAATTCAATTTTTTCAATTTCAGTAAATGGAGAAAAAATTACAGAAACATTAGATATTGAAAATCATGATGTAGCGGTTAACATTATGTTAGATGCGTTGAAAAACCATAACATAATAAATGATATAAATGATATTCAAGGTACAGGACATCGTGTTGTGCATGGTGGGGAAATATTCCCAGATTCAGCACTTGTAACAGATGATGTACTAACTAAGATAGAAACATTAACAGATTTAGCGCCTTTACACAATCCAGCTAACATAATGGGAATTAAAGCATTTAGAAAATTATTGCCAAATATTCCACATGTAGCTGTATTTGATACTTCATTCCACCAAACTATGCCAGAAGAATCATTCTTATATAGTTTACCTTACAATTTCTATAAAGACTTCGGAATTCGTAAATATGGTTTCCACGGGACAAGCCATAAATACGTTTCTGAAAGAGCTGCAATATTATTAGATCGTCCATTAGATCAATTAAGAATTATTTCTTGTCATATTGGTAATGGTGCTTCTATTGCTGCTATTGATGGAGGTAAATCAGTCGATACTTCAATGGGCTTCACACCACTTGCTGGTGTAACAATGGGTACGCGTTCAGGTAACTTAGACCCTGCGTTAATTCCATATATCATGGAGAAAACTGGTAAAAATGCTGAAGAAGTATTGAATATTCTTAATAAAGAATCTGGTTTATTAGGTATTTCAGGTTCTTCAAGTGATTTAAGAGATATTCAACAAGATGCAAATGAAGGAAATGATCGTGCGAAATTAGCATTAGATGTATTTGCTTCAAGAATTCATAAATATATGGGTTCTTATGCTACAAGAATGCACGGTTTAGATGCAATTGTATTTACAGCTGGCGTAGGTGAAAACTCTGACACAGTTCGTGCTAAAGTATTAGAAGGACTAGAATTTATGGGTGTATATTGGGATCCACGCTTAAACACTGGATTACATGGTGAAGAAGCATTCATCAACTATCCTCATTCACCTGTAAAAGTTATCGTTATTCCAACTGATGAAGAAGTAGTCATTGCACGTGACGTATTAAAATTCGGTAATTTAGGTTAATAAACACGAGTTTGGACGAGAATGTCTATACTTCGTAAAACAAAAACAATTCTGAAAGAAATCAATTGATTTTTTACAGGATTGTTTTTTTTATGTTTATAACTAAATTAAAAGGTTATTAGAAGTAAAAGGCGTAAGAGGAGGTTCAATATGAGACCAGAACGTGCGTTAATTCGATTAATTAGAATCGTAATGAGGAAAGTGAGTAAAGAACAAGCTAGAAAACAAAAACAAGAACATAATCAAAATAAATAAAAGAGAGGTTGGGACATATATGTCCCAGCCTCTCTTGTTAATTTATTATTTCTTTTCAAGATGTTCATCGAATAGTTCTTTTGTAGCTACGATTGGTTGGAAGTCTTCAGGCATTGTTTCTGTTCTAACGACTAACACATCACAAGGTGCATTTCTGACGATTGATTCAGAAACTGAACCTACAATAAATCTTTCCACAGCATTAAGACCAGAAGTACCGCACATAATTAAATCTACATCGAATTCAGTTGCTAATTTTTTAGGAATAACAGTTTTTGGAGAACCAAATTCTAATTTAGTTGCAACATTTGTTACGCCATTTTGTTCAGCATTATCTTTATATCCAGATAATATACTTTCGGCAAAACTTGTTGCTTTATTCACGATTTGAGTGTCGTATGCTTCAACACTAGCATATGAACGTGAATCTACAACATTTACAATTGTTAACTTAGCATCATTACGCTTAGCTACAGCTACAGCCTTGTTATAAGCCCATTCTGCTTCTGTTGAACCATCAACTGCTATTAGAATATTTTTGTAATTAAACATATAAACCGCCTCCTTATTCTTTAATTTAATTATATCACAATTTTCTGAAAAAATAAGGAATTATACTTTTAAAGTATAGAAATTACGCCTAATTTTAAAGTGAAGAGAAATAATTAAATGCATATTGATTGAATATTTTGAAATTTAAGAATAAACAGATAATATATTTTATTAATATTTATAATTGCGCTTTCAAAATATCGGCGTTATTATTGAGGCATGGAGGGGATATAAAATGATAATTGGTGTACCAAGAGAGATTAAGAATAACGAAAATAGGGTTGCTTTAACGCCTAGTGGTGTAGCAAGTTTGATTGCTCAAAACCATAAAGTTAAAGTCGAAAAAGGGGCAGGAATAGGTTCACAATTTACTGATGAAGATTACATAGTATCTGGCGCAGAAATTGTAAGCCAAGAAGAAGCATGGAATGTTGATATGGTTATGAAAGTGAAAGAACCACTTAAAGAAGAGTATCAATTTTTCAAAAAAGATTTAATTCTATTTACATATTTACATTTAGCTGCAGAAGAATCTTTAACAAATGCATTGTTAGAAAAAGAAGTGACAGCTATAGCATATGAAACAGTACAGTTAAGTGATCGCTCACTACCATTATTAGCGCCAATGAGTGAAGTTGCTGGTAGAATGTCAGCACAAATTGGAGCTCAATTTTTACAAAAATTTAATGGTGGAATAGGTATACTATTATCAGGCGTACCTGGCGTTAAACGTGGAAAAGTTACAATTATTGGTGGCGGCCAAGCAGGAACTAATGCAGCAAAAATGGCAGTAGGGCTTGGAGCAGATGTTACAATTATTGATTTGAATCCAACACGTTTACAACAATTAGATGATTTATTTGGAGCAAGTGTTCAAACGATGATGTCATCTCCATTAAATATCGAAGAAGCAGTTATAGAAAGTGATCTTGTAATTGGATCAGTGCTTATCCCAGGTGCGAAAGCTCCGAAACTCGTTACAGAAGATATGGTTAAAAAAATGAAACCAGGTTCTGTTTTAGTTGATATAGCGATTGACCAAGGTGGATCATTTGAAACTTCAGATAGAATTACGACACATGATAATCCAACTTATGTTAAACATGGCGTTGTGCATTATGCAGTTGCAAATATGCCAGGCGCAGTTCCAAGAACAGCAACAATCGCATTAAATAATGCAACTACGCCATATGCAATCCAATTAGCTAACAAAGGATATGTTAAAGCATGTCAAGACAATGAAGCATTAGCAAAAGGATTAAATACTATTCATGGTAAATTAACTTATGAAGAAGTAGCAAAAGCATTTGGTAAAGAATTTACACCTTATCAAGAAGTTCTAAAATAAAAACAATGAGCCCACAAAATTAGAACATCTGATTTTGTGGGCTATTTTTTATACTATTTTTGTTCCGTGTACTTCATCGAATGGTATATCGTTTAATAGTGTTGCTAAATTATCTTTGTTTAAACCGCCGCCTGGCATAATTGTTATATGACCTTTAGAGTGTATCAACAATTTTCCGAGATGGTTTAAATTATCAAATATTGACGTTTCTTTTGGACCACCGTGTGTAAGTATACGAGCGAATTGATGATCGATTAACCAGTCTAGTGATTTTAATTGATTATATGGATTAATTGAATCAAATGCCATATGACATACAGCTGGTATTTCACCGCATTCTTGTTTTAATGCGTTCATTTTCCATTCGTCTAAATAGTTATTTTCGTCTAGGCATCCAAATACAAATGCATCGACGTCTAAATTTTTAAGTTGAATTATATCTTGTCTCATCACTTCATAGTCAAAATAGCTATATACATAGTTTCCGCCTCGTGGTCTAATCAT is a window from the Mammaliicoccus sp. Marseille-Q6498 genome containing:
- a CDS encoding GAF domain-containing protein, producing the protein MSEHQLNYTLLSKQLDGLLSGETDLIANLSNTSAFINQFLPEINWVGFYLIKNNALKLGPFQGLPACVDIEIGKGVCGTAVSTQSTQLVADVHAFPGHIACDANSKSEIVIPVYHNKEIIGVLDIDAPVTSRFNQDDQQGLELLVQILEKHIHL
- the ezrA gene encoding septation ring formation regulator EzrA, with product MAIYITLAIIIIILIGIGIMLWLRTSKRNLITETEQRKQKIKQLPFQDELAKLKKLNIRGEAKDKYDQFKREWQTVLQEDLKVVDAKIQDADAELDKFKFSQSEESIADANKIMDGIEKKYTRLTQSVNELITTVETSDQSYNESKQIYRETKREVLANRHQFGDAADLIEKNIEAFLPRIEEYEELIQDGHYIKAKGHIDQLNSDMKRMQEDMNEIPLLIKDVQKELPGQFQDLKFGCRDLKVEGYNLEHVKVESTLQTLRGKLNLVEPLIGRLELSQAENIINEINDSLDDMYDLIEHEVKSKNTVEQSKEIITDELFHAKDMNYTLQTEIEYVKENYYISEEDVHKVRQYENEIQNLISVYDEILGEMAKTNVRYSEVEDNLLYIEEHVKVINSNQQKIQNHLVSLREDEATAQQNTLRVQSRKEEIYRKLLASNLPSVPERFIIMKNEIDHEIREVNKIFSQRPINVQYVKDKVSNIVLQMNKFEDETTDVLINAVHAETLIQYGNRYRKENNDLNKSLNEAERLFANNRYKRAIEIAEAALDKVEPGISNKIEEEVNNQH
- a CDS encoding cysteine desulfurase family protein, which gives rise to MIYFDNAATTKPHEDVIQSYSQMNTQYFFNPNSPHTAGVKIAHLIEKARENIKQYLNLNDKFDVIFTSGATESNNIALQGMARTKKRFGNTILTTKIEHPSVLETMRGLEEQGFNLKYINTTPDGKLSIDHLIKLLNDDVILVTCMHVNNIMGQIQPIEEISQLLKNYPKVHFHVDGVQGFGKVPLDVNLADSYSLSAHKFHGLKGSGLLVLNQLKTINPIIFGGGQEFGIRSGTVNAPANVALAKAMRHMNDHLEENKKTLSDKGLKIRSIIEGYEGVLINSPKDAAPYILNVSFPGVKGEVLVNAFSKYEIYLSTTSACSSKKSSHNETLKAMGFSKSRIEGSIRISISADLTDEQIELFKTAFDKVYKEVKELLINEL
- the thiI gene encoding tRNA uracil 4-sulfurtransferase ThiI; this translates as MNYDHILVRYGELTLKTGNRNMFVNKLKSNIKNRLMPLQGYKVRANRDRMYIDVHEGSDIEEMMQRITTVFGVHSVSPVVRIEKDIEVMKEVALQFANDFNDGDTFKIDVKRADKTFELDTFELQNTLGGHVLQNTENITVNVKRPDHKIKVEVRKDAIYMYNRVLEGEGGLPVGTGGKTLLMLSGGIDSPVAGMEVMKRGVTIEAIHFHSPPYTSEQAKQKVIDLTKQLAQLTGDIKLHIVPFTELQKQIHKVVEESFTMTSTRRMMLRVTEKVAHEIGAQAIVNGENLGQVASQTLGSMYAINSVTSMPILRPLLTFDKEDIVKKAKAINTFELSIQPFEDCCTIFTPKNPKTNPKLEKVEYFESKFDFGPLIDEAVENVETITISKHDDIQEQKDKWMDDLL
- a CDS encoding TSUP family transporter; translation: MDFDINLLLIIMLFGLIAAFIDSVVGGGGLISLPALLAVGMDPAVALGTNKLASSFGSLTSTLKFIKAKKVDFDIVGKLFPLSFIGSILGAITATYLPPEYFKPLAIIILALVTIYSIVKKDWGDINNYKKLTLKKAILFIVGVTMIGYYDGFLGGGTGSFFLFMLLLIGLDFLHAAGNAKFLNLASNLGALFLFMALGHVNYIYGFCMAFSMVIGSYLGVTFAIKKGVSYVKVLFIVITTLLLLKNAYDYVMTHLI
- a CDS encoding NAD kinase, with the translated sequence MSSKKRIYLFKSKDKDVLQTCKNIQQQMEPHGFEFVSNYENADIIASVGGDGSFLQACRKTSFNKDKIYVGIKTRLDQNYLYVDFSVDDINHLIESIDSNEVMVRKYPVLEVNLNDHMSYMCLNDFYIKSSVIKPMKMEIYIDDEYFEAFNGDGLLISTPTGSTGYNKSLDGAIIDPMIRSMQLTEIASLNNNNFRTVSSSVVLGDTRTLKITLDKEGNYYPIMGLDNEALSIQEVDFVTLTIKDKYIRTLKLPQNSFWSKVQRKFL